One region of Chlorobiota bacterium genomic DNA includes:
- a CDS encoding bifunctional riboflavin kinase/FAD synthetase, translating to MTVYRSLAEIPHNPLSVLTIGTFDGVHRGHQQVIGALTQAAKERGGRSVVITFDPHPQEVIRRHGTTVDILTTIEERQEQFRRLGVDAVVVIPFTREFAATPWEEFVEQLESQIGIAHMIVGHDHAFGKDRKGNAESLRGYGAEHGFGVTEIGPLVVAGETISSTKIRRALAEGDLGKAAEYLGRNYSLSGTVVRGDGRGRKLGIPTANISPINPNKLIPANGVYCVRMEVGGVWHRGMGNIGVRPTFTDATQRTIEVNLFNFAEEIYNQIVTVELCKFARSEQKFSSVDEFLQQLERDRATCQAAA from the coding sequence ATGACCGTTTACCGTTCGCTTGCCGAAATACCGCACAACCCTTTGAGCGTCCTCACGATTGGGACGTTCGACGGGGTCCACCGTGGGCATCAACAGGTGATTGGGGCATTGACCCAAGCGGCAAAGGAGCGTGGCGGGCGCAGCGTGGTCATCACGTTCGACCCGCACCCGCAGGAGGTGATCCGCCGGCATGGGACCACGGTGGACATCTTGACAACGATCGAGGAACGCCAGGAGCAATTCCGCCGCTTGGGGGTGGATGCGGTGGTGGTGATCCCATTCACGCGGGAGTTCGCGGCCACACCGTGGGAGGAATTTGTGGAGCAGTTAGAATCGCAGATTGGCATTGCCCACATGATTGTTGGCCACGATCACGCATTTGGAAAGGATCGCAAAGGGAATGCGGAATCGCTGCGGGGATATGGCGCGGAACATGGGTTCGGGGTGACGGAGATTGGCCCGCTGGTGGTTGCCGGGGAAACGATCAGCTCCACAAAAATCCGGCGCGCATTGGCCGAGGGGGATTTGGGAAAAGCCGCGGAGTATCTGGGGCGCAACTACTCCCTTTCCGGTACGGTTGTCCGGGGCGACGGGCGGGGGCGGAAGCTGGGAATCCCCACAGCGAACATCAGCCCAATCAACCCCAACAAACTGATCCCGGCCAACGGAGTGTACTGCGTTCGGATGGAGGTTGGCGGCGTGTGGCATCGCGGCATGGGGAACATTGGGGTGCGGCCAACATTCACCGATGCCACCCAGCGAACGATTGAGGTGAACCTGTTCAACTTCGCTGAAGAGATTTATAACCAAATTGTGACGGTCGAATTATGTAAGTTTGCCCGCTCTGAACAAAAGTTCAGTTCGGTAGATGAGTTCTTACAGCAGTTGGAGCGCGACCGCGCAACCTGCCAAGCAGCGGCCTGA
- a CDS encoding LysM peptidoglycan-binding domain-containing protein has protein sequence MMLQEKYQSLLDLGVELNVQNGNWKEEGGKLRISGTAAYQYDKDRLWDKIKTYENWENEVEADIAVANTDLYGVYVVRPGDTLSKLSKAHYGDPNRYMEIFNANTDQLSDPDVIRVGQQLKIPSK, from the coding sequence ATCATGCTACAAGAAAAGTACCAATCGCTCCTTGACTTAGGGGTTGAACTGAACGTACAGAACGGTAATTGGAAGGAGGAAGGGGGGAAACTGCGCATCAGCGGAACCGCTGCGTACCAGTACGACAAGGACCGTTTGTGGGATAAGATTAAAACCTACGAGAACTGGGAGAACGAAGTGGAGGCGGACATCGCCGTGGCGAACACGGATCTGTACGGTGTGTATGTTGTCCGCCCGGGCGACACACTCTCCAAACTCTCGAAAGCCCATTACGGCGATCCCAATCGCTACATGGAGATTTTCAACGCCAACACCGACCAGCTTTCCGACCCCGATGTGATCCGCGTTGGGCAGCAACTGAAAATCCCCAGCAAGTAG
- a CDS encoding polyribonucleotide nucleotidyltransferase — protein sequence MMKSVEIEFGGKNFSLETGRFAKLANGAVMARYGDTMVLAVAVAAGTPREGIDFLPLQVEFREKFAAAGKVPGGFFKREARPSEKEILSARLIDRPIRPMFTKGWTYETQVICTVYSFDQENDSDVVAAVGASCALMLTGMPFNGPVSNVRVGYVDGEFIINPTFAQLENSMMDITLSGTDSSIVMVEGECQEISEDLFVQALEFGHEHIRQLNDLQRQLVAQCEVTPLPMPEKTTFADVEEFIRTRSTTTLETFAREATSKEGRQERYRTLRQEVAEAVAAQFSGEDYAGLEVDKIVGSVLHDLESEVMREMILTDGKRLDGRATNEIRGITCEIDILPRAHGSALFTRGETQSLTSMTLGTKNDRQLIDGLLPKYEKRFMLHYNFPPFSTGETGRFGSTSRREIGHGNLAERALKVMLPEETEFPYTIRIVSDILESNGSSSMATVCAGTLSLMAGGVPIKKPVAGIAMGLIKDENSDRVAILSDILGDEDHLGDMDFKVTGTADGITACQMDIKIQGISLEVMRGALDQARDGRLHILGKMTEAISEVREDLSPFAPRLTTIQIPVEMIGAVIGSGGETIRGIVAESGAEISIEEDGTVVIAAVSGESSQKAVEMIRALTEQPEPGKVYRGKVTQVREGLGAIIEFLPRKTGLLHISQIDHHRVENVEDVLSVGDRVEVKLVEIQDDGKFRLSRKALLPRPEGMEEEQPRERSERRDGDRGGRGGDRGGYRGGNRDDRGNRGGDRGDRRR from the coding sequence ATGATGAAATCTGTCGAGATCGAGTTCGGGGGGAAAAACTTCTCCCTTGAGACGGGCCGCTTTGCCAAACTTGCCAACGGGGCCGTAATGGCCCGCTACGGCGACACGATGGTGCTGGCCGTTGCCGTTGCTGCGGGAACCCCCCGCGAAGGAATTGACTTCCTGCCGTTGCAGGTGGAGTTCCGCGAGAAATTCGCCGCTGCCGGAAAAGTGCCGGGTGGGTTCTTCAAACGGGAAGCCCGGCCCAGCGAAAAGGAAATTTTAAGCGCACGCCTGATTGACCGCCCCATCCGCCCGATGTTCACCAAAGGGTGGACCTACGAAACACAGGTGATCTGCACCGTCTATTCGTTCGACCAAGAGAACGATTCCGATGTGGTGGCCGCCGTGGGCGCAAGCTGCGCGCTGATGCTTACCGGAATGCCGTTCAACGGCCCGGTCAGCAACGTCCGCGTGGGCTATGTGGATGGTGAGTTCATCATCAATCCCACCTTTGCCCAACTTGAAAACTCCATGATGGACATCACCCTTTCCGGGACCGATTCCTCCATCGTCATGGTGGAAGGGGAATGCCAGGAGATTAGCGAGGACCTGTTCGTCCAGGCGTTGGAGTTCGGCCACGAGCATATCCGCCAGCTGAACGACTTGCAGCGGCAGCTTGTTGCCCAATGCGAAGTCACCCCGCTGCCAATGCCGGAGAAAACAACCTTTGCCGACGTTGAAGAATTTATCCGCACACGCTCCACCACCACTCTGGAAACGTTCGCCCGCGAGGCCACCAGCAAGGAAGGCCGCCAAGAACGCTACCGCACCCTGCGCCAAGAAGTCGCCGAAGCCGTCGCCGCGCAGTTCAGCGGCGAAGACTATGCCGGATTGGAGGTGGATAAAATCGTTGGAAGCGTCCTGCACGATCTGGAGTCGGAGGTGATGCGGGAGATGATCCTGACCGACGGCAAGCGGCTGGACGGGCGCGCCACCAACGAAATCCGTGGCATCACCTGCGAGATTGACATCCTTCCGCGCGCCCACGGGTCGGCACTGTTCACACGCGGCGAAACCCAATCGCTCACCTCGATGACGCTTGGCACCAAGAACGACCGCCAGCTGATTGATGGACTGCTCCCCAAGTATGAAAAGCGGTTCATGCTCCACTACAACTTCCCCCCCTTCAGCACCGGCGAAACGGGACGGTTCGGCAGCACCTCGCGCCGCGAAATCGGCCACGGCAACCTTGCCGAACGCGCGCTGAAAGTGATGCTCCCTGAGGAAACCGAATTCCCCTACACCATCCGCATCGTCTCCGACATTTTGGAGTCGAACGGCTCCTCCTCGATGGCCACCGTCTGCGCCGGAACGTTATCGCTGATGGCCGGCGGCGTGCCGATCAAGAAGCCAGTTGCTGGCATTGCCATGGGGCTGATTAAAGATGAGAACAGCGACCGCGTGGCGATCCTTTCCGACATTTTGGGGGATGAGGACCACCTGGGCGACATGGACTTCAAAGTGACCGGAACCGCCGACGGCATCACCGCCTGCCAGATGGATATCAAGATTCAAGGAATCTCCCTTGAGGTGATGCGTGGCGCGCTGGACCAAGCCCGCGATGGCCGCCTGCACATCCTGGGGAAGATGACCGAGGCGATTAGCGAAGTCCGCGAGGACCTGTCGCCATTTGCGCCACGGCTTACCACCATCCAAATTCCTGTGGAGATGATCGGCGCGGTGATTGGAAGCGGCGGCGAGACGATCCGCGGAATCGTGGCCGAGTCTGGGGCCGAGATCAGCATCGAGGAAGATGGAACCGTGGTGATTGCCGCCGTCAGTGGCGAGTCATCGCAGAAGGCGGTGGAGATGATCCGCGCCTTGACCGAGCAGCCGGAGCCGGGGAAGGTCTATCGCGGAAAGGTGACCCAGGTTCGCGAAGGCTTGGGGGCAATCATCGAGTTCTTGCCGCGCAAAACCGGGCTGCTCCATATCTCCCAAATTGACCATCACCGCGTGGAGAATGTGGAAGATGTCCTTTCCGTTGGCGACCGCGTGGAGGTGAAGCTGGTGGAGATTCAGGACGACGGGAAGTTCCGCCTAAGCCGCAAAGCATTGCTGCCGCGGCCAGAGGGAATGGAAGAAGAGCAACCACGCGAGCGGAGCGAACGCCGCGACGGCGACCGTGGTGGTCGCGGTGGCGACCGCGGTGGATACCGTGGCGGCAACCGTGATGATCGCGGCAACCGCGGCGGCGACCGTGGCGACCGCCGCCGATAA
- the rpsO gene encoding 30S ribosomal protein S15, producing the protein MPLTKERTAEIVAKYGDHAGDSGKPEVQIALLTARISGLNPHFEKNRKDKHSLRGLMKMVGKRRSLLDYLMKVDINRYRAIIAELGIRR; encoded by the coding sequence ATGCCTTTGACCAAAGAGCGCACCGCCGAGATCGTAGCGAAATACGGCGACCATGCCGGCGATTCCGGCAAACCAGAAGTTCAGATTGCTTTGCTGACCGCACGCATCTCCGGCTTGAACCCCCATTTCGAGAAGAACCGCAAGGACAAACACTCCCTGCGTGGGCTGATGAAAATGGTGGGCAAGCGCCGCTCGCTGCTGGACTATCTGATGAAAGTTGACATCAACCGCTACCGCGCAATCATTGCCGAGTTAGGCATCCGCCGGTAA
- the rbfA gene encoding 30S ribosome-binding factor RbfA, translating to MSIRTERVGAMLREALATVFQRNLPEYLDGMITVVSVKMTPDLSIAKVYVSIYRNTTDPDVLVKRMNTHMPEFRKKLTGLVSMKAIPELRFYRDDTFEAVERITELLNSVRPASNGASSAPASQNNPDEPTP from the coding sequence ATGTCAATACGCACCGAACGTGTTGGAGCAATGCTCCGCGAGGCACTGGCCACAGTCTTCCAACGGAACCTTCCGGAATATCTGGACGGCATGATTACCGTGGTATCGGTGAAGATGACCCCGGACCTTTCAATCGCCAAAGTCTATGTCAGCATCTACCGCAACACCACCGACCCTGATGTGCTGGTGAAGCGGATGAACACACATATGCCGGAGTTCCGGAAAAAACTGACCGGGCTGGTAAGCATGAAAGCTATCCCCGAACTCCGTTTTTACCGCGACGATACGTTCGAGGCGGTTGAGCGAATCACCGAGTTGCTGAACTCCGTCCGCCCAGCATCGAATGGTGCATCAAGTGCCCCGGCTTCCCAGAATAACCCGGACGAACCCACCCCGTGA
- the truB gene encoding tRNA pseudouridine(55) synthase TruB: protein MNEREAWEATGAIVLIDKPATWTSFDVVAKTRGMLNIKKVGHTGTLDPMATGLLAICVGKATRLADQIQAEEKEYTGAILFGAETDTDDAEGMVTQTSPTAHLTEALVREGAERMIGQQLQSPPSYSARKIGGQRMYKLARKGVAVEAPPRSITVREFQITGVNLPEVEFRIVCSKGTYIRALARDLGRGLESGAHLTALRRTRSGNFHVEDALTMEELRNLLADTKPQSPQE, encoded by the coding sequence CTGAACGAACGGGAGGCATGGGAGGCCACCGGAGCGATTGTGCTGATTGACAAACCGGCAACGTGGACCTCGTTCGACGTGGTGGCAAAAACCCGTGGGATGCTGAACATCAAGAAGGTGGGCCACACCGGCACGCTGGACCCAATGGCCACCGGATTGCTGGCAATCTGTGTGGGGAAAGCCACGCGCCTTGCCGACCAGATTCAAGCCGAGGAGAAAGAGTACACCGGCGCAATCCTGTTTGGCGCAGAAACCGACACCGACGATGCCGAGGGGATGGTGACGCAGACCAGCCCCACCGCCCACCTAACCGAGGCGTTGGTCCGCGAAGGTGCCGAACGGATGATTGGCCAGCAGCTTCAATCGCCGCCAAGCTACTCGGCGCGGAAAATCGGCGGGCAGCGGATGTACAAGCTGGCGCGAAAAGGGGTTGCGGTGGAGGCCCCACCCCGCAGCATCACCGTGCGGGAGTTCCAGATTACCGGGGTGAATCTTCCTGAAGTTGAGTTCCGCATCGTCTGCTCCAAAGGGACCTACATCCGTGCGTTGGCACGGGACTTGGGGCGGGGGTTGGAATCGGGCGCGCATCTGACCGCGCTGCGCCGCACCAGAAGCGGCAACTTCCACGTTGAGGATGCCTTGACGATGGAGGAACTGAGGAACCTTTTGGCGGACACCAAGCCGCAAAGCCCCCAGGAATAG
- a CDS encoding GlsB/YeaQ/YmgE family stress response membrane protein, with protein MWILWTIIIGLVAGSVAKLIMPGKDPGGIVVTILLGIAGSVAATFLGRLLGLYPEGDSAGFIASILGALLLLWIYRLVKGKSAQTTA; from the coding sequence ATGTGGATTCTCTGGACGATCATCATCGGCTTGGTTGCCGGTTCGGTCGCAAAGCTCATCATGCCGGGGAAGGACCCGGGTGGCATTGTCGTCACCATCCTTCTGGGCATTGCGGGATCGGTGGCGGCAACATTCTTGGGAAGATTGCTGGGGCTGTACCCAGAAGGCGATTCTGCCGGGTTCATTGCCTCTATCCTTGGGGCATTGCTGCTGCTGTGGATCTATCGGCTGGTTAAGGGGAAGAGCGCGCAAACCACGGCGTAG
- a CDS encoding DUF4126 domain-containing protein, with protein sequence MPESVISIALGLGLSAACGFRVFLPLLAMSIAAATGQLSLGSGFAWVGTTPALIALATATAAEVLAYYIPWFDNLLDTIATPAAMVAGVVASAGAMVDLPEFIRWGLAVVAGGGAATVVQGTTVALRAKSSATTAGVGNPFLATAELAGAVTISTMALIVPVVTLLLVVLLIVLLIRAAGRLLFRRKPATEVNSISHNTIRR encoded by the coding sequence ATGCCAGAATCGGTTATCAGCATTGCGCTTGGCTTGGGGCTTAGCGCGGCGTGTGGCTTCCGGGTGTTTCTGCCGCTGCTGGCCATGAGCATTGCTGCGGCCACGGGGCAGCTATCGTTGGGGAGCGGTTTTGCGTGGGTGGGAACCACGCCAGCGCTTATTGCGTTGGCAACAGCAACCGCTGCCGAGGTGCTGGCCTACTACATCCCGTGGTTTGATAACCTTCTGGACACCATCGCAACCCCGGCGGCAATGGTTGCCGGGGTGGTGGCTTCTGCCGGGGCAATGGTGGATCTGCCCGAATTTATCCGGTGGGGATTGGCCGTGGTGGCCGGGGGCGGGGCGGCAACCGTGGTGCAGGGAACCACCGTGGCGTTGCGGGCAAAATCATCGGCAACAACGGCGGGGGTGGGGAATCCGTTCCTTGCCACTGCCGAGCTTGCCGGGGCCGTCACCATTTCAACAATGGCACTGATTGTTCCGGTGGTGACGCTGCTTCTGGTGGTTCTTCTTATCGTGCTTCTTATCCGTGCTGCTGGCCGATTGCTCTTCCGCCGGAAACCAGCAACAGAGGTCAACAGCATATCACACAACACCATTCGGAGGTAA
- a CDS encoding cytochrome P450 — MPNSTTQSRPLPRGPKGRPLVGMLPQMRRRPLQFMAELARTHGDAVQVKIAHLQACLLSHPDLVEEVLVTQNRKFIKPLLLKQAAQVLGNGLLTSDGEFWLRQRRLAQPAFHRDRIAGYAELMATFSDQMTDRWRSGQAMDIHEEMMGLTLQVVARALFGADVSGQTEAVGRALDLAMQRFTERLSLMRLFDQFPLPRNIRFRQRQRELDAIIYGMIEARRKSQAEGDDLLSMLLHAQDTDGSQMTDQQLHDEVITLFLAGHETTAIALSWTWMLLANHPEAEARLHKELDRVLGSRPPTFADIPNLPWTEMVVKESMRLYPPAWRVGRQALEDCTIGGYHIPKGMQVVASQWVIHRDPRWYARPDDFLPERWQGDLARQLPKFAYFPFGGGPRRCIGDEFAKMEAVLILAAVARRFRIALAPNQQIDYFPSITLRPKHGIQVRVEPRIAAPTSVEVAAGL, encoded by the coding sequence ATGCCTAATTCCACTACTCAATCCCGCCCCCTGCCTCGCGGTCCGAAAGGGCGGCCGTTGGTGGGGATGCTGCCGCAGATGCGCCGCCGCCCGCTTCAGTTTATGGCCGAGCTGGCGCGGACCCACGGCGATGCCGTCCAGGTGAAGATTGCCCACCTGCAAGCCTGCTTGCTTAGCCACCCCGACCTTGTGGAGGAGGTGCTGGTGACGCAGAACCGGAAGTTCATCAAACCGCTGTTGCTGAAGCAGGCGGCCCAGGTGCTGGGGAATGGATTGCTGACCAGCGATGGTGAGTTCTGGCTGCGCCAACGCCGCCTTGCCCAACCCGCTTTCCACCGCGACCGCATTGCCGGCTATGCCGAACTGATGGCCACCTTCAGCGACCAGATGACCGACCGCTGGCGCAGCGGCCAAGCAATGGATATCCACGAGGAGATGATGGGGCTGACCTTGCAGGTTGTTGCCCGCGCACTGTTCGGCGCCGATGTCTCGGGGCAAACGGAGGCGGTTGGGCGGGCGCTTGATTTGGCGATGCAGCGGTTCACCGAACGGCTGAGTTTGATGCGGCTGTTCGACCAGTTTCCGCTCCCCAGGAACATCCGATTTCGGCAACGGCAGCGGGAGCTGGATGCGATCATCTACGGCATGATTGAAGCCCGGCGCAAAAGCCAGGCGGAAGGTGATGATCTTCTTTCGATGCTGCTTCACGCTCAGGACACCGACGGCAGCCAGATGACCGACCAGCAACTTCACGATGAGGTCATCACCCTGTTTTTGGCTGGGCATGAGACCACGGCAATCGCTTTAAGCTGGACCTGGATGCTGCTGGCCAACCACCCGGAAGCGGAAGCGCGGCTTCACAAGGAGCTGGACCGCGTGCTTGGCAGCCGCCCACCAACCTTTGCCGACATTCCGAACCTTCCGTGGACCGAGATGGTGGTGAAAGAATCTATGCGGCTGTATCCGCCGGCGTGGCGCGTGGGTCGGCAGGCGTTGGAGGATTGCACGATTGGCGGCTATCACATCCCCAAAGGGATGCAGGTGGTGGCAAGCCAGTGGGTGATCCACCGCGACCCGCGCTGGTACGCACGCCCGGACGATTTTTTACCGGAGCGTTGGCAGGGGGACCTTGCGCGGCAGCTGCCGAAGTTTGCCTACTTCCCATTTGGTGGCGGGCCGCGCCGCTGCATCGGCGATGAGTTCGCGAAAATGGAGGCCGTGCTGATCCTTGCCGCCGTGGCGCGAAGGTTCCGGATAGCGCTGGCCCCGAATCAGCAGATTGACTACTTCCCCAGCATCACCCTCCGCCCGAAGCATGGGATTCAAGTTCGCGTGGAGCCGAGGATAGCGGCCCCGACCTCTGTCGAGGTAGCGGCAGGTCTTTAG